From a single Hymenobacter sp. YIM 151500-1 genomic region:
- a CDS encoding S8 family peptidase: protein MPHSLRCFLFVLGACWLLSGLPAAAQAPAAPPTVPGRLVFKLRPPYIEPAQVPGLPAALQRLGAGQPQPKFPRSQPPGPDQPGAVNLRLVYQVELPAGASVAAACRRLGLLTEGVEYAEPLYVRQPLLQPNDPLADSLRADGQYYLKNIQAYRAWDITQGDTSLVIGIVDGGTRFTHEDLATQVQLNRQDPIDGLDNDQDGYVDNYRGWDFADQDNDPSRDASTVHGILVAGCAAAAPDNGRGIAGVGFRCRFLPLKIYPSTPTGTFGGYEAIVYAADHGCRVINLSWGGVGGRSRFEQDVITYAAVNRDAVVVAAAGNTPAELDFYPASYEHVLSVATLTPTDERSPSATFSRRVDLSAPGTGILTTRGNTDSDYVAVGGSSFAAPLVAGAAALVRTRFPQYTAAQVAAQLRRTCDNIDARPGNVAYVGRMGAGRLNVRRAVAEAGQVSAQVISQRPAPARPGYSPGDTLRLTVAVHNLLRPVAGLTVTLTSLSAHLTVRQGVFAVGSLATLEQRSNSAAPFRLVVAAAGVPLNTRAVLRYRLHDAATGYQEDQYETILLNPDFVVLDAGDLHLTLTSRGQLGYDGPDLGAGVSYQPYRNGAPLLYEGGLLVATPPARVSDNLRNDRRSLDQDFFALAQVQRRAPAARADQEAFGTLRDSLPSLTQGRTVGVRVRQRALAWAAAPHRNYVVLEYTLTNLTADTLRPLHAGLFLDWDLPPDPGHNVVAWDSVRRLSYVHAATAPGIYAGVQHLAGGQPTVYALDNQAPAGTAVRLADGFSAAEKLLTLSSGTRQAAAGGSAGTDVSQVVGATLPRLAPADSAVVAFAVLAAPTLAQLQTSAQAAQARYQQVLEVSGPRRAAVRLYPNPAADVLHVELPVADTGVVQLFSPLGQLLLECRAAAAPLTLPLSGYPAGLYIVRVLTAAGTSTHRVVHVP, encoded by the coding sequence ATGCCGCATTCTTTACGTTGCTTTTTGTTTGTGCTGGGTGCTTGCTGGCTGCTGAGCGGGCTGCCGGCGGCGGCGCAGGCCCCGGCCGCGCCGCCCACCGTGCCGGGCCGCCTGGTGTTTAAACTCCGCCCGCCCTACATCGAGCCGGCTCAGGTGCCGGGGCTGCCGGCGGCCTTGCAGCGCCTGGGCGCCGGCCAGCCTCAGCCCAAATTCCCGCGCAGCCAGCCGCCCGGCCCCGACCAGCCTGGCGCCGTGAACCTGCGCCTGGTGTACCAGGTGGAGCTGCCGGCCGGTGCCTCCGTAGCTGCCGCCTGCCGCCGCCTGGGCCTGCTGACCGAGGGCGTGGAGTATGCCGAGCCCCTGTACGTGCGCCAGCCCCTGCTCCAGCCCAACGACCCCCTGGCCGACTCCCTGCGCGCCGACGGGCAGTACTACCTGAAAAACATTCAGGCCTACCGGGCCTGGGACATCACTCAGGGCGACACCAGCCTGGTCATCGGCATCGTGGACGGGGGCACGCGCTTCACCCACGAAGACCTGGCCACGCAGGTGCAGCTCAACCGCCAGGACCCCATCGACGGCCTCGACAACGACCAGGACGGCTACGTGGACAACTACCGCGGCTGGGACTTTGCCGACCAGGACAACGACCCCTCCCGCGACGCCAGCACCGTGCACGGCATTCTGGTGGCGGGCTGCGCCGCCGCTGCCCCCGACAACGGCCGCGGCATTGCGGGCGTGGGCTTTCGGTGCCGGTTTCTGCCCCTGAAAATCTACCCCAGCACGCCCACGGGCACGTTTGGGGGCTACGAGGCCATTGTGTACGCCGCCGACCACGGCTGCCGGGTCATCAACCTGTCGTGGGGCGGGGTGGGCGGCCGCTCCCGCTTCGAGCAGGACGTTATTACCTACGCCGCCGTGAACCGCGACGCCGTGGTGGTGGCCGCCGCCGGCAACACCCCCGCCGAGCTGGACTTCTACCCCGCCTCGTATGAGCACGTGCTGTCGGTGGCCACGCTCACGCCCACCGATGAGCGCAGCCCCAGCGCCACGTTCAGCCGCCGCGTCGACTTGTCGGCGCCCGGCACGGGCATCCTGACCACCCGCGGCAACACCGACTCCGACTACGTGGCCGTGGGTGGCTCCTCGTTTGCCGCGCCCCTGGTGGCCGGAGCCGCGGCCCTGGTGCGCACCCGCTTTCCGCAGTACACGGCCGCCCAGGTAGCCGCCCAGCTGCGCCGCACCTGCGACAACATCGACGCCCGGCCCGGCAACGTGGCCTACGTGGGCCGCATGGGCGCCGGGCGCCTGAACGTGCGCCGGGCCGTAGCCGAAGCCGGGCAGGTTTCGGCCCAGGTAATCAGCCAACGCCCGGCGCCGGCCCGCCCTGGCTACTCCCCCGGCGACACGCTGCGCCTGACCGTGGCCGTGCACAACCTGCTGCGGCCCGTGGCGGGCCTGACCGTGACGCTCACTTCCCTGTCGGCCCACCTCACCGTGCGCCAGGGCGTGTTTGCGGTGGGCAGCCTGGCTACGCTGGAGCAACGCAGCAACTCGGCCGCGCCGTTTCGGCTGGTGGTGGCGGCCGCCGGCGTGCCCCTGAACACCCGCGCCGTGCTGCGCTACCGCCTGCACGATGCAGCCACCGGCTACCAGGAAGACCAGTACGAAACCATCCTGCTCAACCCCGATTTCGTGGTGCTGGACGCCGGCGACCTGCACCTGACCCTGACCAGCCGCGGCCAGCTGGGCTACGACGGCCCCGACCTGGGCGCGGGCGTGAGCTACCAGCCCTACCGCAACGGCGCGCCTCTGCTCTACGAAGGCGGCTTGCTGGTGGCCACGCCCCCGGCGCGGGTGTCGGACAACCTGCGCAACGACCGGCGCAGCCTCGACCAGGACTTTTTCGCCTTGGCCCAGGTGCAGCGCCGCGCCCCCGCCGCCCGCGCCGACCAAGAGGCCTTCGGAACCTTGCGCGACTCCCTGCCCTCCCTCACCCAGGGCCGGACCGTGGGCGTGCGGGTGCGTCAGCGGGCCCTGGCCTGGGCCGCGGCCCCGCACCGCAACTACGTAGTGCTGGAGTACACGCTCACCAACCTCACCGCTGACACCCTGCGCCCCCTGCACGCCGGCCTGTTTCTGGATTGGGACCTGCCTCCCGACCCCGGCCATAATGTGGTGGCCTGGGACTCGGTGCGGCGGCTGAGCTACGTGCACGCGGCCACGGCCCCCGGAATCTACGCCGGGGTGCAGCACCTGGCCGGGGGCCAGCCCACCGTGTACGCCCTCGACAACCAGGCCCCAGCCGGCACCGCCGTGCGCCTGGCCGATGGCTTCAGCGCCGCCGAAAAGCTGCTGACCCTGAGCAGCGGCACCCGCCAGGCCGCGGCCGGCGGCTCCGCGGGCACCGATGTGTCGCAGGTAGTGGGTGCCACCCTCCCCCGCCTTGCCCCTGCCGATTCTGCCGTCGTGGCCTTTGCCGTGCTGGCCGCGCCCACGCTGGCGCAGTTGCAGACGTCGGCCCAAGCCGCTCAGGCCCGCTACCAGCAGGTGCTGGAGGTTTCCGGGCCTCGGCGGGCAGCGGTGCGCTTGTACCCCAATCCGGCAGCCGATGTGCTGCATGTAGAGCTGCCGGTGGCAGACACAGGCGTAGTACAGCTGTTTTCACCGCTGGGACAGCTGCTGCTAGAGTGCCGCGCGGCGGCGGCTCCGCTCACGCTGCCTTTGAGCGGCTATCCGGCTGGCTTGTACATCGTGCGCGTCCTGACTGCGGCCGGTACTAGCACCCACCGCGTGGTGCATGTACCCTAG
- a CDS encoding glycoside hydrolase family 9 protein: protein MKKYFPFILAHYLLSGALLTGPTAATASDIVEVLPLTNRVLLVHFDDGTVRHHQRGEQRTNEWVLAPAPLNLALATAPGTYSLASPDDGAYAPAKAPTQVGRKTKGTQFAWLCQAYNNGCLNTSPDRAHEHWLYLTLPTPLQPGRRYTLSTGALATNGATWSFTYDDTRLRSEAVHVNNVGYAPEAPAKYAYVYHWMGTQGGLSLAGYAGRPFRLLDAATRQAVFSGTLAFRKSATNEEFAYAGQSPNGNLLGAEVYECDFSGFRTPGEYVVSVEGVGCSFPFRIAADAYWEPFYWTMKGIYQQRSGLALTAPYTDAPRPVPHHPTLTPGFAGKLKYTTTRHYDLTSSDGVAADKPTLEAGLKGNLTTWGWYQDAGDWDAYFQHAKVPSYLLFLYETNPARFTDNQLNIPESGNGLPDLLDEAAWLIRFYKRTKDAIRTAGYGTGGVGGARVFGDLWGEDTRPDGTTKASWEDTDRQWVITGEDPFMTYKYAGLAAHLAYLLHTQGLTDPEGVNWQQEALDAYAWASAHVRLGDEVPKFDYNLRQIRLYAAASLYRLTGTASFHQQLQTDVAAAQWNSTTVLEGDWQFPAWVYLRLPAGRATHAPTLAATLAAFVRTGDFLMLDFVDRRACRWAGNFWQPMNTGQSTTPHAAAGVMGAATLPTTDATRAANYLKYTYTTADYFLGTNPLNTTWITGVGERHPNEIFHLDSWYSGTGKTRKGVVPYGPWQRDVALGPPGPWNNTWPYSTLVPAIEQWPGHEQWYDQRSSPLSAEFTVWQTNALAAFTYGFLWAQGTGGTRLAASPAAPAAPASALRAYPTVFGASLTAEFAAPKAGTVQLRLLDALGQPRWRGRYAATAGPNTWTLRLPAAASGVYILEAEQHGRISRQRVVRE, encoded by the coding sequence GTGAAAAAGTATTTCCCCTTTATTCTAGCCCACTACCTGCTGAGCGGGGCCCTCCTGACCGGCCCAACGGCCGCCACTGCTTCCGACATTGTGGAGGTGTTGCCCCTCACCAACCGCGTGCTGCTGGTGCATTTCGACGACGGCACCGTGCGCCACCACCAGCGCGGGGAGCAGCGCACCAACGAGTGGGTGCTGGCTCCTGCTCCGCTGAACCTTGCCCTGGCCACTGCTCCCGGCACCTACTCCCTGGCCAGCCCCGATGACGGGGCCTACGCCCCGGCCAAAGCCCCCACGCAGGTAGGCCGCAAAACCAAGGGCACTCAGTTTGCCTGGCTGTGCCAGGCCTACAACAACGGCTGCCTCAACACCAGCCCCGACCGCGCCCACGAGCATTGGCTGTACCTGACCCTGCCCACGCCCTTGCAGCCCGGCCGGCGCTATACCCTGAGCACGGGCGCGCTGGCCACCAACGGCGCCACCTGGAGCTTCACCTACGACGACACCCGCCTGCGCTCCGAGGCCGTGCACGTCAACAACGTCGGCTACGCGCCCGAGGCCCCGGCCAAGTACGCCTACGTGTACCACTGGATGGGCACGCAGGGCGGTCTGAGCCTAGCTGGCTACGCCGGGCGGCCCTTCCGCCTGCTCGATGCCGCTACCCGCCAGGCCGTGTTCAGTGGCACGCTGGCCTTCCGCAAATCGGCCACCAACGAGGAGTTTGCCTACGCTGGTCAGTCGCCCAACGGCAACCTGCTGGGGGCCGAGGTGTACGAGTGCGACTTTTCGGGCTTCCGCACGCCGGGTGAGTACGTGGTATCGGTGGAAGGCGTGGGCTGCTCATTTCCGTTCCGGATTGCGGCCGACGCCTACTGGGAGCCGTTTTACTGGACCATGAAGGGCATCTACCAGCAGCGCAGCGGCCTGGCCCTTACGGCGCCCTACACCGACGCGCCCCGGCCGGTGCCCCACCACCCCACCCTCACGCCGGGCTTTGCCGGCAAGCTCAAGTACACCACCACCCGCCACTACGACCTGACCAGCTCCGACGGCGTGGCGGCCGACAAGCCCACCCTGGAAGCCGGCCTCAAGGGCAACCTCACTACCTGGGGCTGGTACCAGGACGCCGGCGACTGGGATGCCTACTTCCAGCATGCCAAGGTGCCCTCCTACCTGCTGTTTCTTTACGAAACCAACCCCGCCCGCTTCACCGACAACCAGCTCAACATCCCGGAAAGCGGCAACGGCCTGCCCGACCTGCTCGACGAAGCGGCCTGGCTGATTCGCTTCTACAAGCGCACGAAAGACGCCATCCGGACGGCCGGGTACGGCACCGGGGGCGTAGGCGGGGCGCGGGTGTTTGGCGACCTGTGGGGCGAAGACACCCGCCCGGACGGTACCACCAAGGCCTCCTGGGAAGACACCGACCGCCAGTGGGTGATAACGGGCGAAGACCCGTTTATGACCTACAAGTACGCCGGCCTGGCCGCCCACCTGGCCTACCTGCTCCATACCCAGGGCCTCACCGACCCCGAGGGCGTAAACTGGCAGCAAGAGGCCCTGGACGCCTACGCCTGGGCCAGCGCCCACGTACGCCTCGGCGACGAGGTGCCCAAGTTCGATTACAACCTGCGCCAGATTCGGCTGTACGCCGCGGCCAGCCTGTACCGCCTCACCGGCACGGCCAGCTTCCATCAGCAGCTGCAAACCGACGTGGCCGCCGCCCAGTGGAACAGCACCACCGTGCTGGAGGGCGACTGGCAGTTTCCGGCCTGGGTGTACCTGCGCCTGCCGGCGGGCCGCGCCACCCACGCCCCCACGCTGGCCGCCACGCTGGCCGCTTTCGTGCGCACCGGCGACTTTCTAATGCTCGACTTCGTGGACCGACGGGCCTGCCGCTGGGCCGGCAACTTCTGGCAGCCCATGAACACCGGCCAGTCGACCACGCCACACGCGGCGGCGGGCGTGATGGGTGCCGCCACGCTGCCCACCACCGACGCCACCCGCGCCGCCAACTACCTGAAGTACACTTACACCACGGCCGACTACTTTCTGGGCACCAACCCGCTGAACACCACCTGGATAACCGGCGTGGGCGAGCGGCACCCAAACGAGATATTTCATCTCGACTCCTGGTACAGCGGCACCGGCAAAACACGCAAGGGCGTGGTGCCCTACGGGCCCTGGCAGCGCGACGTGGCGCTGGGCCCGCCCGGCCCCTGGAACAACACCTGGCCGTACTCTACCCTGGTTCCGGCCATCGAGCAGTGGCCCGGCCACGAGCAGTGGTACGACCAGCGCAGCTCCCCGCTGTCGGCGGAGTTTACGGTGTGGCAAACCAACGCCCTGGCAGCCTTCACCTACGGCTTTTTGTGGGCCCAGGGCACGGGTGGCACCCGGCTGGCGGCCAGCCCTGCTGCACCCGCCGCGCCGGCCTCGGCGCTGCGGGCTTACCCTACCGTGTTCGGTGCCTCGCTCACCGCTGAGTTTGCCGCACCTAAGGCCGGAACAGTGCAGCTGCGCCTGCTCGATGCCCTGGGCCAGCCCCGCTGGCGGGGCCGCTACGCCGCCACGGCCGGCCCCAATACCTGGACGCTGCGCCTGCCGGCCGCGGCCAGTGGCGTCTACATTCTCGAAGCCGAACAGCACGGGCGTATCAGCCGGCAGCGGGTGGTGCGCGAGTAG
- the paaN gene encoding phenylacetic acid degradation protein PaaN, with translation MTETTQKHQATLEAAVQALHGRTFYAAFPENPSPDIYGADADAQGRAAFEARRSQPFAELQQGEPEAWVGQEESPYEQAPLGITYPFYSPETLVRNAQEVFGEWRKLKPAQRAALLTESLEGMRQRFFEIAYATMHTTGQAYMMSFQASGPHAADRALEAIAAGYEEQTRFPEETRWEKPMGKYNLSLHKTWRAVPKGVALVIGCSTFPTWNTVPGMYASLVTGNPVIVKPHPKAVLPIAIVVAEVQRVLAEHGLDPRICQLAVDADDRLIAKDLAENPAVKLIDYTGGSQFGDYIESLKGKTVFTEKTGVNSIILDSCDDLDKVVQNLAFSVSLYSGQMCTAPQNFFIPEGGITVAGQPVPYEEVVQKLAQAVQGLAQNPKAAPHVFGAIQNPATQERVQQLALDGGRSILAHGTVENPTFKNARTCSPSIHEIDSSKVEQFSQELFGPIMLVIKTKDTQESIRLAAQLAREHGAISCGAYTTNPDIKEQIMDEMSLAGTPVSFNLTGGIYVNQNAGFSDFHVTGGNPAGNASFTNPEFVIKRFTWVGFREPVA, from the coding sequence ATGACCGAAACCACCCAGAAACACCAGGCCACCCTCGAGGCCGCCGTACAGGCCCTGCACGGGCGCACGTTCTACGCCGCCTTCCCCGAAAACCCTTCCCCCGACATCTACGGCGCCGACGCCGACGCCCAGGGCCGCGCGGCCTTTGAAGCCCGCCGCAGCCAGCCCTTCGCCGAGTTGCAGCAAGGTGAGCCCGAAGCCTGGGTGGGCCAGGAAGAGTCGCCCTACGAGCAGGCGCCGCTGGGCATCACCTACCCGTTCTACTCGCCCGAAACCCTGGTGCGCAACGCCCAGGAGGTATTTGGAGAGTGGCGCAAGCTCAAGCCCGCCCAGCGCGCGGCCCTGCTCACCGAAAGCCTGGAGGGCATGCGGCAGCGGTTTTTTGAAATTGCCTACGCCACCATGCACACCACCGGCCAGGCCTACATGATGTCGTTTCAGGCCTCGGGGCCCCACGCCGCCGACCGCGCCCTGGAGGCCATTGCGGCCGGCTACGAGGAGCAAACCCGCTTCCCGGAGGAAACCCGCTGGGAGAAGCCCATGGGCAAGTACAACCTCAGCCTGCACAAAACCTGGCGGGCCGTGCCCAAGGGCGTAGCCCTGGTTATCGGCTGCTCCACCTTCCCGACCTGGAACACCGTGCCCGGCATGTACGCCTCGCTGGTCACCGGCAACCCGGTTATCGTGAAGCCCCACCCCAAAGCCGTGCTGCCCATTGCCATTGTAGTGGCCGAAGTGCAGCGCGTGCTGGCCGAGCACGGCCTCGACCCGCGCATCTGCCAGCTGGCCGTGGACGCCGACGACCGGCTCATCGCCAAAGACTTGGCCGAAAATCCCGCCGTGAAGCTGATTGACTACACCGGCGGCTCCCAGTTCGGCGACTACATCGAAAGCCTGAAGGGCAAGACGGTGTTTACTGAAAAAACCGGTGTCAACTCCATCATCCTCGACTCCTGCGACGACCTGGACAAGGTGGTGCAGAACCTGGCTTTCTCGGTGAGCCTGTACTCGGGGCAGATGTGCACGGCCCCGCAAAATTTCTTCATTCCGGAAGGCGGTATCACCGTGGCCGGCCAGCCGGTGCCCTATGAGGAAGTGGTGCAGAAGCTGGCCCAGGCCGTGCAGGGGCTGGCCCAGAACCCCAAGGCCGCGCCCCACGTGTTCGGGGCCATCCAGAACCCAGCCACCCAGGAGCGGGTGCAGCAGCTGGCCCTCGACGGTGGCCGCAGCATCCTGGCCCACGGCACCGTCGAAAACCCCACCTTCAAAAACGCCCGCACCTGCTCGCCCAGCATCCACGAAATCGACTCGAGCAAGGTGGAGCAGTTCAGCCAGGAGCTGTTCGGGCCGATTATGCTGGTGATTAAGACCAAGGACACCCAGGAAAGCATCCGGCTGGCCGCCCAGCTGGCCCGGGAGCACGGCGCCATCAGCTGCGGGGCCTACACCACCAACCCCGACATCAAGGAGCAGATCATGGACGAAATGAGCCTGGCCGGCACGCCCGTGAGCTTCAACCTGACCGGCGGCATCTACGTGAACCAGAACGCCGGCTTCTCCGACTTCCACGTGACGGGCGGCAACCCCGCCGGCAACGCCTCCTTCACCAACCCCGAGTTTGTGATTAAGCGCTTTACCTGGGTAGGCTTCCGCGAGCCGGTAGCGTAA
- a CDS encoding porin family protein, with the protein MKKLLLAGVVLALGVGTAQAQRVGVRGGVNLANQEQRIFGQNVENEQITQYHVGLTSELELSDNFALRPELLFSRKGSNFSAALPNVVTFDTEDRLSYLTLPVTLAFKAELGPGKVLVGAGPYAGLLLGGRRKETGSVLGVSGSRTRDIAIGNNEADDYKSLDAGVNFQAGYEFTDQIFLVGNYGLGLVDVQANGDDNNYRRNRTWDIGLGFYLGK; encoded by the coding sequence ATGAAAAAACTACTTCTGGCCGGCGTCGTGCTGGCCCTCGGCGTGGGCACGGCTCAGGCCCAGCGCGTCGGCGTCCGGGGCGGCGTCAACCTGGCTAATCAGGAGCAGCGCATTTTTGGTCAAAATGTTGAAAACGAACAGATTACACAGTATCACGTGGGGCTCACGTCGGAGCTGGAGCTGAGCGACAATTTTGCGTTGCGGCCCGAGCTGCTGTTTTCGCGCAAGGGCTCCAACTTTTCGGCGGCGCTGCCTAACGTGGTGACTTTCGATACGGAAGACCGGCTTTCCTACCTAACCCTACCCGTGACGCTGGCTTTCAAAGCGGAGCTTGGCCCCGGCAAAGTGCTGGTGGGAGCCGGGCCATACGCGGGCCTTCTCCTGGGCGGGCGGCGAAAAGAAACCGGCTCGGTACTGGGCGTCAGCGGTAGCCGCACCCGCGACATTGCCATCGGCAACAACGAAGCCGACGACTACAAGTCCCTGGACGCCGGCGTCAACTTCCAGGCCGGCTACGAGTTTACCGACCAGATTTTTCTGGTGGGAAATTACGGCCTAGGCCTGGTAGACGTGCAGGCCAACGGCGACGACAACAACTACCGCCGCAACCGCACCTGGGATATTGGCCTGGGCTTCTACCTGGGCAAATAG
- a CDS encoding LytR/AlgR family response regulator transcription factor, with protein MKVLLVDDSRLARTELRHLLRAFPQVEVVGEARHAAEARACLAELRPDVLLLDIHMPGETGFELLASLETAPHVIFTTAYDEYALRAFEVNALDYLLKPVQESRLAAALAKVQPLLAPVAPPAPPTAEAAAPLTEHDQVFVKDGEQCWFVRLSEVRLFEINGSYTQIYFEQHRPLIPRTLQHLEQRLDPKVFFRANRQQIVNLKWIARIEPWFSNTLKLHLRGGPEVEVSRQQSVRFRELLSL; from the coding sequence CCGGACCGAGCTGCGCCACTTGCTGCGGGCGTTTCCGCAGGTGGAAGTGGTGGGCGAGGCCCGCCACGCGGCCGAAGCCCGCGCCTGCCTTGCGGAGCTGCGCCCCGACGTGCTGCTGCTGGACATCCACATGCCCGGCGAAACCGGCTTTGAGCTGCTGGCTTCACTGGAAACGGCCCCGCACGTCATCTTCACCACGGCCTACGACGAGTACGCGCTGCGGGCATTTGAGGTCAACGCCCTCGATTACCTGCTGAAGCCGGTGCAGGAAAGCCGGCTGGCCGCGGCCCTGGCCAAGGTGCAGCCCCTGCTGGCGCCAGTCGCGCCGCCCGCCCCGCCTACCGCCGAAGCGGCTGCCCCGCTCACCGAGCACGACCAGGTGTTTGTGAAGGATGGCGAGCAGTGCTGGTTTGTACGCCTTTCGGAGGTGCGCCTGTTTGAAATCAACGGCAGCTACACCCAAATCTACTTCGAGCAGCACCGCCCCCTGATTCCGCGCACCCTCCAGCACCTGGAGCAGCGCCTCGACCCCAAGGTGTTTTTCCGGGCCAACCGCCAGCAAATCGTCAACCTGAAGTGGATTGCGCGGATAGAGCCCTGGTTCAGCAACACGCTGAAGCTGCACCTGCGCGGCGGACCCGAGGTGGAAGTGTCGCGCCAGCAGTCGGTGCGGTTTCGGGAGCTACTGAGTTTGTAA